TCAATTCGTAAAACACATTAAAAGATAATTTTTCATCCCATTTGTGAACTAAATAACCACATTTCAATAGATAGTATTCAAATAAATAGTCATTTTCGTCATTAATATGTTGCTCAAAATCTTCTATATAATCGAATTCTTCTAATTTTTCAATCAGAGTAAAGTCTCTTTTCAGATTAGACAAATCGATAAAAAACTTACTTATAGAATCGGGTTCTTGGGTATCAATCAGTAATTCTAAATTTCCCCATTGACCACTTAATCCATTTTCGGTTATGTTCGCCGAACCTACTACTAAACTTCCTCTATAAAAACTTTTGTGTACTGATAAACAATATGCCTTGGGGTGGAACAAATAATATTTATTAAAAATATATAATTGAGTAGCTATTTGCTGTTTTACGCACAATAACCACTTTAATAATTCTTCTTTGCCAATTTTGAGGGCATCTCCTCTATCTACATAGATATCTAAGCTTACAAGCTGAATATTTTGATTCTTGATTTCATCGATTAATCTTTTTATAGATTCTGGATTAAAATAACAACTAACAATTGTTAAATTATATGTCTTATTTTGCTCTACGCCCTTTTGAAGTAAATTAACTAATTTACATATTTTGTTTTGATGAACTAATAAATTTGACATTTTACTTAAATAAAAGTTTTAACTTATTTTACTGGATATATCACTCTAGCAAAAAGCACCATCAATTCTATTCCTTTTCCCACTCGCTCGGTTCCCCAGGATAGAAAGAATCTTCTTGAATTTGAGATAAACTGTACGGACATTCTAATGGAAAAGTACGACGAGATAATTCTGTTTCCTTTACAGCCAATTCTACACCTTTAATATAAGCTTTTTGTAGCGCCTCTTCCAAATAAGGTTTTAAACTTGGATTACTTTCTAATAGTTCGGAAACATCCAGACGTTGAATGCGAATTGTTGCTAACCAACTCCGACTACGACGTTCGGATTGATATTCCCATTTTAGTACATGTCCGATTAGCAAGCTTAAACAATTTCGCAGTTCTTGGCGTTGCTGTTTTCCTAAAGATTCTATTTCCTCAATTAAATTTAGTAAGTCAAGCTGTTTCCATTTTTGGTTGCGTAGTAAAGCCGCTTGTTCCTGCGTCCAGGCGTAAAAATCTTTTTCGTAAACGTTTGATGAAGGCATTAATCTTTCTGGGTTAGTTTCGGGTGCGTGCATTGATATTTCCCACCTTAATCTAACAAACTAATGTTTTTAATATACCTCATCGTGAGAACCAATATCTATTAAAAGTATTAGTTCTTCACCAGACTCTTCATCTGTAGCCAAAGAAAAAATAATTCGACAATCATATTCAACCCAACAAGCCCAAAGTCCCTCCAAATTTCCTCGCAGTTTATGAGATTTCAGTGAAGGGGCAAAAGGATCGGTTTCCAAAAGTTCTAAAACTTCAAAAATTTTGTCCTGCAATTGAGGATGTTTGCGAATCAGGCGCTTGAATGCTCGA
The Leptolyngbyaceae cyanobacterium DNA segment above includes these coding regions:
- a CDS encoding DUF29 domain-containing protein, producing MHAPETNPERLMPSSNVYEKDFYAWTQEQAALLRNQKWKQLDLLNLIEEIESLGKQQRQELRNCLSLLIGHVLKWEYQSERRSRSWLATIRIQRLDVSELLESNPSLKPYLEEALQKAYIKGVELAVKETELSRRTFPLECPYSLSQIQEDSFYPGEPSEWEKE
- a CDS encoding type II toxin-antitoxin system mRNA interferase toxin, RelE/StbE family, with amino-acid sequence MTLVWDNSFRRAFKRLIRKHPQLQDKIFEVLELLETDPFAPSLKSHKLRGNLEGLWACWVEYDCRIIFSLATDEESGEELILLIDIGSHDEVY